One window of Perca flavescens isolate YP-PL-M2 chromosome 6, PFLA_1.0, whole genome shotgun sequence genomic DNA carries:
- the pbxip1b gene encoding pre-B-cell leukemia homeobox interacting protein 1b isoform X4 produces MSGASSANNSWTLLTPEESVAETLRPLAEGTEHHEEGLTCAASVENQPANSAESAERLPVEDHLVPEEKTAEPGGDTSTEQHTSVATPVIDAPVASSLQVSGSFAPDSDALSQSEGLPEAQAQSSRDPDSFSDSYTHITPSPDEPQASLLSTETLGGVEFTQEKDRLAQQGTLHTLNGEELQHEGEESDLFLRRTDLGKQADSPVDSEVGEERTEKTDEEAEARRRRSLLAALERIGRTEEEEEGEEVFQLPQREEDSGFSVNKCILVAVILLGLGTIFFSGFFMDLDEESDYGTMKLKDAEVPGKQKWLNPEVPPPPVDADSTELLNKLAEENQQISVLQAQLQAQKEELKVAKGQAAEGAKERLRWEEVEKENSRLKKEMASLPVLQKENERMKRELESVLALQRELETLRSTVTELKLPSAASEAAQAPVTPTTSPSSGQPEDSMQDTAGSTERRPKKTLDDQREKKKDVKKDEIDMGEKKEWKERDKSEWKEGEKKEREDRVKTEWKKGKHEQGKFDKEKDKEGKQKKHSDETKQWKEKDWKKEKATRGDEGKPWKDREGKKEWIEKSERKEEEKDWKKAKHEKVKTDKQWKGKEKDWKVGKDHGEKHKGKEEWKGEKEWKKGKDGFKESGKEEWEEKDWKEKGEKKEWKRKDSDWKNKNGKDHTKEGKGKGERKQWEERKNGKERKGKDERKQWNENERKRNNGKDGKEWKKKDERKQWEKKEEPWKRGGEKDGKPNGDRRKDGSSSEKHKDEHKRNGNHGHKAEHVWGDGKPRHTHRQPSVDQPEYWVQQRDRLQHNPRPPQPCDSLETCAQAEGLLPVPFPEFEAILQTYLAKAQVAGVDRSKREELRKLAAEFFKDGLFVHDQTSFQEFVEDLGDILEDMVEGDDDAEEEDSAIEEEMEGFEIQVMKKFSVPEAVEKKERSKGDRRKESGRGRG; encoded by the exons ATGTCTGGCGCCAGCAGTGCTAACAACAGCTGGACACTCCTCACTCCTGAG GAGTCAGTCGCTGAAACCCTAAGGCCTTTGGCAGAGGGGACAGAGCACCATGAAGAAGGCCTCACATGTGCAG CTTCTGTGGAGAACCAGCCTGCAAACAGTGCAGAGTCTGCAGAGAGGCTCCCTGTGGAGGACCACCTG GTACCGGAAGAAAAAACAGCAGAGCCAGGTGGAGACACAAGCACAGAGCAACACACCTCTGTGGCCACCCCTGTCATCGATGCCCCTGTTGCCTCCTCTTTGCAAGTCTCCGGCAGCTTCGCCCCTGACAGTGATGCACTCAGCCAGTCAGAGGGCCTACCTGAAGCCCAGGCACAGTCCAGCCGTGACCCCGATTCATTTTCTGACTCCTATACCCACATAACCCCCTCCCCTGATGAGCCCCAAGCTTCACTGCTGAGCACAGAGACTCTGGGAGGGGTGGAGTTTACACAGGAAAAGGACAGGCTCGCACAGCAAGGAACACTGCATACGCTGAATGGGGAGGAGCTACAACATGAAGGGGAGGAGTCTGACCTGTTTCTGAGGAGGACTGATTTAGGGAAACAGGCAG ACTCCCCTGTGGATTCAGAGGTGGGTGAGGAGAGGACTGAGAAGACGGATGAGGAGGCAGAGGCGAGGAGAAGGAGGTCCCTCTTAGCGGCTCTGGAGCGGATTGGAaggacagaggaggaagaggaaggagaggaagtgTTTCAGCTGCCACAGCGGGAGGAAGACAGCGGGTTCTCTGTGAACAAGTGCATCCTGGTTGCTGTCATTCTGTTAGGGCTTGGCACCATCTTTTTCTCAG GTTTCTTCATGGACCTGGATGAGG AGAGTGACTATGGTACAATGAAGCTGAAAGATGCAGAGGTACCAGGAAAACAG AAGTGGCTTAATCCAGAGGTTCCTCCACCCCCAGTAGATGCTGACAGTACCGAGCTTCTAAATAAGTTAGCCGAAGAGAACCAGCAGATTTCTGTACTACAAGCCCAacttcag GCACAGAAAGAAGAGCTAAAAGTAGCCAAGGGACAGGCAGCAGAGGGAGCAAAGGAGCGGCTGCGttgggaggaggtggagaaggaAAACAGTAGGTTGAAGAAAGAAATGGCATCTCTCCCTGTCCTTCAGAAAGAGAAcgagaggatgaagagagagcTGGAGTCTGTCCTGGCCCTACAGAGAGAACTAGAAACACTGAGATCCACTGTGACTGAATTAAAACTCCCCTCAG CAGCCAGTGAAGCAGCTCAAGCACCTGTGACGCCCACCACATCGCCCTCCAGTGGCCAGCCAGAAGACAGCATGCAGGACACAGCCGGATCTACAGAGAGACGGCCTAAGAAGACATTGGATgaccagagggagaagaagaaagatgTGAAGAAGGATGAAATTGACATGGGCGAGAAAAAAgagtggaaagagagagataaatcTGAAtggaaggaaggagagaaaaaggagCGTGAAGATAGAGTTAAAACGGAATGGAAAAAGGGAAAACATGAGCAAGGAAAGTTTGACAAGGAGAAAGATAAGGAAGGCAAACAAAAGAAGCACAGTGACGAGACAAAACAATGGAAGGAGAAAGActggaagaaagaaaaggctACCAGGGGTGATGAAGGAAAGCCTTGGAAGGATAGGGAAGGGAAGAAAGAGTGGATAGAGAAGAGtgagagaaaggaggaggagaaagactGGAAAAAGGCAAAACATGAGAAAGTGAAGACAGATAAACAATGGAAGGGTAAGGAGAAGGATTGGAAGGTAGGAAAAGACCATGGAGAGAAGCACAAGGGCAAGGAGGAATGGAAAGGAGAGAAGGAATGGAAGAAGGGGAAAGATGGCTTCAAGGAAAGTGGCAAAGAGGAATGGGAGGAAAAAGATTggaaagagaaaggagagaagaaagagtgGAAGAGGAAAGATAGTGACTGGAAGAATAAAAACGGCAAAGATCACACTAAGGAAGGGAAAGGAAAGGGTGAAAGGAAACAgtgggaagagagaaaaaatggTAAAGAAAGGAAGGGGAAGGATGAGAGGAAACAGTGGAACGAGAACGAGCGGAAGCGGAACAATGGTAAAGATGGTAAGGAGtggaagaagaaggatgagaGGAAACAGtgggaaaagaaagaagaaccGTGGAAGAGAGGAGGTGAGAAAGACGGAAAACCCAACGGTGATCGGCGAAAGGACGGATCGAGCTCCGAGAAACACAAAGACGAGCACAAACGCAACGGTAATCACGGCCACAAGGCAGAGCACGTGTGGGGAGATGGGAAGCCTCGTCACACACACCGCCAACCGTCCGTGGACCAGCCCGAGTACTGGGTCCAGCAGAGAGACCGCCTCCAGCACAACCCCAGACCACCACAGCCATGTGACTCCCTGGAGACCTGTGCTCAGGCGGAGGGGCTGCTCCCTGTCCCCTTCCCCGAGTTTGAGGCCATCCTCCAGACTTACCTAGCCAAGGCACAGGTGGCGGGAGTGGATCGTTCCAAAAGAGAAGAGCTCCGAAAGCTAGCCGCCGAATTCTTCAAGGATGGACTCTTTGTCCACGACCAGACGAGCTTTCAAGAGTTCGTCGAAGATTTGGGAGATATTTTGGAAGACATGGTGGAAGGAGACGACGACGCGGAGGAAGAGGACAGCGCCATCGAGGAAGAAATGGAGGGGTTTGAAATacaagtcatgaaaaagtttTCAGTGCCGGAAGCTGTAGAGAAAAAGGAGAGATCCAAAGGGGACCGGAGGAAGGAGAGCGGACGAGGACGTGGCTGA
- the pbxip1b gene encoding pre-B-cell leukemia homeobox interacting protein 1b isoform X1, with protein MSGASSANNSWTLLTPEESVAETLRPLAEGTEHHEEGLTCAASVENQPANSAESAERLPVEDHLVPEEKTAEPGGDTSTEQHTSVATPVIDAPVASSLQVSGSFAPDSDALSQSEGLPEAQAQSSRDPDSFSDSYTHITPSPDEPQASLLSTETLGGVEFTQEKDRLAQQGTLHTLNGEELQHEGEESDLFLRRTDLGKQAVYLVDQLVMELFRIWARRLSGEAVVDSPVDSEVGEERTEKTDEEAEARRRRSLLAALERIGRTEEEEEGEEVFQLPQREEDSGFSVNKCILVAVILLGLGTIFFSGFFMDLDEESDYGTMKLKDAEVPGKQKWLNPEVPPPPVDADSTELLNKLAEENQQISVLQAQLQAQKEELKVAKGQAAEGAKERLRWEEVEKENSRLKKEMASLPVLQKENERMKRELESVLALQRELETLRSTVTELKLPSAASEAAQAPVTPTTSPSSGQPEDSMQDTAGSTERRPKKTLDDQREKKKDVKKDEIDMGEKKEWKERDKSEWKEGEKKEREDRVKTEWKKGKHEQGKFDKEKDKEGKQKKHSDETKQWKEKDWKKEKATRGDEGKPWKDREGKKEWIEKSERKEEEKDWKKAKHEKVKTDKQWKGKEKDWKVGKDHGEKHKGKEEWKGEKEWKKGKDGFKESGKEEWEEKDWKEKGEKKEWKRKDSDWKNKNGKDHTKEGKGKGERKQWEERKNGKERKGKDERKQWNENERKRNNGKDGKEWKKKDERKQWEKKEEPWKRGGEKDGKPNGDRRKDGSSSEKHKDEHKRNGNHGHKAEHVWGDGKPRHTHRQPSVDQPEYWVQQRDRLQHNPRPPQPCDSLETCAQAEGLLPVPFPEFEAILQTYLAKAQVAGVDRSKREELRKLAAEFFKDGLFVHDQTSFQEFVEDLGDILEDMVEGDDDAEEEDSAIEEEMEGFEIQVMKKFSVPEAVEKKERSKGDRRKESGRGRG; from the exons ATGTCTGGCGCCAGCAGTGCTAACAACAGCTGGACACTCCTCACTCCTGAG GAGTCAGTCGCTGAAACCCTAAGGCCTTTGGCAGAGGGGACAGAGCACCATGAAGAAGGCCTCACATGTGCAG CTTCTGTGGAGAACCAGCCTGCAAACAGTGCAGAGTCTGCAGAGAGGCTCCCTGTGGAGGACCACCTG GTACCGGAAGAAAAAACAGCAGAGCCAGGTGGAGACACAAGCACAGAGCAACACACCTCTGTGGCCACCCCTGTCATCGATGCCCCTGTTGCCTCCTCTTTGCAAGTCTCCGGCAGCTTCGCCCCTGACAGTGATGCACTCAGCCAGTCAGAGGGCCTACCTGAAGCCCAGGCACAGTCCAGCCGTGACCCCGATTCATTTTCTGACTCCTATACCCACATAACCCCCTCCCCTGATGAGCCCCAAGCTTCACTGCTGAGCACAGAGACTCTGGGAGGGGTGGAGTTTACACAGGAAAAGGACAGGCTCGCACAGCAAGGAACACTGCATACGCTGAATGGGGAGGAGCTACAACATGAAGGGGAGGAGTCTGACCTGTTTCTGAGGAGGACTGATTTAGGGAAACAGGCAG TGTACTTGGTGGACCAGCTGGTTATGGAATTGTTCAGAATCTGGGCCAGGCGCTTGTCTGGAGAGGCTGTGGTTG ACTCCCCTGTGGATTCAGAGGTGGGTGAGGAGAGGACTGAGAAGACGGATGAGGAGGCAGAGGCGAGGAGAAGGAGGTCCCTCTTAGCGGCTCTGGAGCGGATTGGAaggacagaggaggaagaggaaggagaggaagtgTTTCAGCTGCCACAGCGGGAGGAAGACAGCGGGTTCTCTGTGAACAAGTGCATCCTGGTTGCTGTCATTCTGTTAGGGCTTGGCACCATCTTTTTCTCAG GTTTCTTCATGGACCTGGATGAGG AGAGTGACTATGGTACAATGAAGCTGAAAGATGCAGAGGTACCAGGAAAACAG AAGTGGCTTAATCCAGAGGTTCCTCCACCCCCAGTAGATGCTGACAGTACCGAGCTTCTAAATAAGTTAGCCGAAGAGAACCAGCAGATTTCTGTACTACAAGCCCAacttcag GCACAGAAAGAAGAGCTAAAAGTAGCCAAGGGACAGGCAGCAGAGGGAGCAAAGGAGCGGCTGCGttgggaggaggtggagaaggaAAACAGTAGGTTGAAGAAAGAAATGGCATCTCTCCCTGTCCTTCAGAAAGAGAAcgagaggatgaagagagagcTGGAGTCTGTCCTGGCCCTACAGAGAGAACTAGAAACACTGAGATCCACTGTGACTGAATTAAAACTCCCCTCAG CAGCCAGTGAAGCAGCTCAAGCACCTGTGACGCCCACCACATCGCCCTCCAGTGGCCAGCCAGAAGACAGCATGCAGGACACAGCCGGATCTACAGAGAGACGGCCTAAGAAGACATTGGATgaccagagggagaagaagaaagatgTGAAGAAGGATGAAATTGACATGGGCGAGAAAAAAgagtggaaagagagagataaatcTGAAtggaaggaaggagagaaaaaggagCGTGAAGATAGAGTTAAAACGGAATGGAAAAAGGGAAAACATGAGCAAGGAAAGTTTGACAAGGAGAAAGATAAGGAAGGCAAACAAAAGAAGCACAGTGACGAGACAAAACAATGGAAGGAGAAAGActggaagaaagaaaaggctACCAGGGGTGATGAAGGAAAGCCTTGGAAGGATAGGGAAGGGAAGAAAGAGTGGATAGAGAAGAGtgagagaaaggaggaggagaaagactGGAAAAAGGCAAAACATGAGAAAGTGAAGACAGATAAACAATGGAAGGGTAAGGAGAAGGATTGGAAGGTAGGAAAAGACCATGGAGAGAAGCACAAGGGCAAGGAGGAATGGAAAGGAGAGAAGGAATGGAAGAAGGGGAAAGATGGCTTCAAGGAAAGTGGCAAAGAGGAATGGGAGGAAAAAGATTggaaagagaaaggagagaagaaagagtgGAAGAGGAAAGATAGTGACTGGAAGAATAAAAACGGCAAAGATCACACTAAGGAAGGGAAAGGAAAGGGTGAAAGGAAACAgtgggaagagagaaaaaatggTAAAGAAAGGAAGGGGAAGGATGAGAGGAAACAGTGGAACGAGAACGAGCGGAAGCGGAACAATGGTAAAGATGGTAAGGAGtggaagaagaaggatgagaGGAAACAGtgggaaaagaaagaagaaccGTGGAAGAGAGGAGGTGAGAAAGACGGAAAACCCAACGGTGATCGGCGAAAGGACGGATCGAGCTCCGAGAAACACAAAGACGAGCACAAACGCAACGGTAATCACGGCCACAAGGCAGAGCACGTGTGGGGAGATGGGAAGCCTCGTCACACACACCGCCAACCGTCCGTGGACCAGCCCGAGTACTGGGTCCAGCAGAGAGACCGCCTCCAGCACAACCCCAGACCACCACAGCCATGTGACTCCCTGGAGACCTGTGCTCAGGCGGAGGGGCTGCTCCCTGTCCCCTTCCCCGAGTTTGAGGCCATCCTCCAGACTTACCTAGCCAAGGCACAGGTGGCGGGAGTGGATCGTTCCAAAAGAGAAGAGCTCCGAAAGCTAGCCGCCGAATTCTTCAAGGATGGACTCTTTGTCCACGACCAGACGAGCTTTCAAGAGTTCGTCGAAGATTTGGGAGATATTTTGGAAGACATGGTGGAAGGAGACGACGACGCGGAGGAAGAGGACAGCGCCATCGAGGAAGAAATGGAGGGGTTTGAAATacaagtcatgaaaaagtttTCAGTGCCGGAAGCTGTAGAGAAAAAGGAGAGATCCAAAGGGGACCGGAGGAAGGAGAGCGGACGAGGACGTGGCTGA
- the pbxip1b gene encoding pre-B-cell leukemia homeobox interacting protein 1b isoform X2: MSGASSANNSWTLLTPEESVAETLRPLAEGTEHHEEGLTCAASVENQPANSAESAERLPVEDHLVPEEKTAEPGGDTSTEQHTSVATPVIDAPVASSLQVSGSFAPDSDALSQSEGLPEAQAQSSRDPDSFSDSYTHITPSPDEPQASLLSTETLGGVEFTQEKDRLAQQGTLHTLNGEELQHEGEESDLFLRRTDLGKQAVYLVDQLVMELFRIWARRLSGEAVVDSPVDSEVGEERTEKTDEEAEARRRRSLLAALERIGRTEEEEEGEEVFQLPQREEDSGFSVNKCILVAVILLGLGTIFFSGFFMDLDEESDYGTMKLKDAEVPGKQKWLNPEVPPPPVDADSTELLNKLAEENQQISVLQAQLQAQKEELKVAKGQAAEGAKERLRWEEVEKENSRLKKEMASLPVLQKENERMKRELESVLALQRELETLRSTVTELKLPSASEAAQAPVTPTTSPSSGQPEDSMQDTAGSTERRPKKTLDDQREKKKDVKKDEIDMGEKKEWKERDKSEWKEGEKKEREDRVKTEWKKGKHEQGKFDKEKDKEGKQKKHSDETKQWKEKDWKKEKATRGDEGKPWKDREGKKEWIEKSERKEEEKDWKKAKHEKVKTDKQWKGKEKDWKVGKDHGEKHKGKEEWKGEKEWKKGKDGFKESGKEEWEEKDWKEKGEKKEWKRKDSDWKNKNGKDHTKEGKGKGERKQWEERKNGKERKGKDERKQWNENERKRNNGKDGKEWKKKDERKQWEKKEEPWKRGGEKDGKPNGDRRKDGSSSEKHKDEHKRNGNHGHKAEHVWGDGKPRHTHRQPSVDQPEYWVQQRDRLQHNPRPPQPCDSLETCAQAEGLLPVPFPEFEAILQTYLAKAQVAGVDRSKREELRKLAAEFFKDGLFVHDQTSFQEFVEDLGDILEDMVEGDDDAEEEDSAIEEEMEGFEIQVMKKFSVPEAVEKKERSKGDRRKESGRGRG; encoded by the exons ATGTCTGGCGCCAGCAGTGCTAACAACAGCTGGACACTCCTCACTCCTGAG GAGTCAGTCGCTGAAACCCTAAGGCCTTTGGCAGAGGGGACAGAGCACCATGAAGAAGGCCTCACATGTGCAG CTTCTGTGGAGAACCAGCCTGCAAACAGTGCAGAGTCTGCAGAGAGGCTCCCTGTGGAGGACCACCTG GTACCGGAAGAAAAAACAGCAGAGCCAGGTGGAGACACAAGCACAGAGCAACACACCTCTGTGGCCACCCCTGTCATCGATGCCCCTGTTGCCTCCTCTTTGCAAGTCTCCGGCAGCTTCGCCCCTGACAGTGATGCACTCAGCCAGTCAGAGGGCCTACCTGAAGCCCAGGCACAGTCCAGCCGTGACCCCGATTCATTTTCTGACTCCTATACCCACATAACCCCCTCCCCTGATGAGCCCCAAGCTTCACTGCTGAGCACAGAGACTCTGGGAGGGGTGGAGTTTACACAGGAAAAGGACAGGCTCGCACAGCAAGGAACACTGCATACGCTGAATGGGGAGGAGCTACAACATGAAGGGGAGGAGTCTGACCTGTTTCTGAGGAGGACTGATTTAGGGAAACAGGCAG TGTACTTGGTGGACCAGCTGGTTATGGAATTGTTCAGAATCTGGGCCAGGCGCTTGTCTGGAGAGGCTGTGGTTG ACTCCCCTGTGGATTCAGAGGTGGGTGAGGAGAGGACTGAGAAGACGGATGAGGAGGCAGAGGCGAGGAGAAGGAGGTCCCTCTTAGCGGCTCTGGAGCGGATTGGAaggacagaggaggaagaggaaggagaggaagtgTTTCAGCTGCCACAGCGGGAGGAAGACAGCGGGTTCTCTGTGAACAAGTGCATCCTGGTTGCTGTCATTCTGTTAGGGCTTGGCACCATCTTTTTCTCAG GTTTCTTCATGGACCTGGATGAGG AGAGTGACTATGGTACAATGAAGCTGAAAGATGCAGAGGTACCAGGAAAACAG AAGTGGCTTAATCCAGAGGTTCCTCCACCCCCAGTAGATGCTGACAGTACCGAGCTTCTAAATAAGTTAGCCGAAGAGAACCAGCAGATTTCTGTACTACAAGCCCAacttcag GCACAGAAAGAAGAGCTAAAAGTAGCCAAGGGACAGGCAGCAGAGGGAGCAAAGGAGCGGCTGCGttgggaggaggtggagaaggaAAACAGTAGGTTGAAGAAAGAAATGGCATCTCTCCCTGTCCTTCAGAAAGAGAAcgagaggatgaagagagagcTGGAGTCTGTCCTGGCCCTACAGAGAGAACTAGAAACACTGAGATCCACTGTGACTGAATTAAAACTCCCCTCAG CCAGTGAAGCAGCTCAAGCACCTGTGACGCCCACCACATCGCCCTCCAGTGGCCAGCCAGAAGACAGCATGCAGGACACAGCCGGATCTACAGAGAGACGGCCTAAGAAGACATTGGATgaccagagggagaagaagaaagatgTGAAGAAGGATGAAATTGACATGGGCGAGAAAAAAgagtggaaagagagagataaatcTGAAtggaaggaaggagagaaaaaggagCGTGAAGATAGAGTTAAAACGGAATGGAAAAAGGGAAAACATGAGCAAGGAAAGTTTGACAAGGAGAAAGATAAGGAAGGCAAACAAAAGAAGCACAGTGACGAGACAAAACAATGGAAGGAGAAAGActggaagaaagaaaaggctACCAGGGGTGATGAAGGAAAGCCTTGGAAGGATAGGGAAGGGAAGAAAGAGTGGATAGAGAAGAGtgagagaaaggaggaggagaaagactGGAAAAAGGCAAAACATGAGAAAGTGAAGACAGATAAACAATGGAAGGGTAAGGAGAAGGATTGGAAGGTAGGAAAAGACCATGGAGAGAAGCACAAGGGCAAGGAGGAATGGAAAGGAGAGAAGGAATGGAAGAAGGGGAAAGATGGCTTCAAGGAAAGTGGCAAAGAGGAATGGGAGGAAAAAGATTggaaagagaaaggagagaagaaagagtgGAAGAGGAAAGATAGTGACTGGAAGAATAAAAACGGCAAAGATCACACTAAGGAAGGGAAAGGAAAGGGTGAAAGGAAACAgtgggaagagagaaaaaatggTAAAGAAAGGAAGGGGAAGGATGAGAGGAAACAGTGGAACGAGAACGAGCGGAAGCGGAACAATGGTAAAGATGGTAAGGAGtggaagaagaaggatgagaGGAAACAGtgggaaaagaaagaagaaccGTGGAAGAGAGGAGGTGAGAAAGACGGAAAACCCAACGGTGATCGGCGAAAGGACGGATCGAGCTCCGAGAAACACAAAGACGAGCACAAACGCAACGGTAATCACGGCCACAAGGCAGAGCACGTGTGGGGAGATGGGAAGCCTCGTCACACACACCGCCAACCGTCCGTGGACCAGCCCGAGTACTGGGTCCAGCAGAGAGACCGCCTCCAGCACAACCCCAGACCACCACAGCCATGTGACTCCCTGGAGACCTGTGCTCAGGCGGAGGGGCTGCTCCCTGTCCCCTTCCCCGAGTTTGAGGCCATCCTCCAGACTTACCTAGCCAAGGCACAGGTGGCGGGAGTGGATCGTTCCAAAAGAGAAGAGCTCCGAAAGCTAGCCGCCGAATTCTTCAAGGATGGACTCTTTGTCCACGACCAGACGAGCTTTCAAGAGTTCGTCGAAGATTTGGGAGATATTTTGGAAGACATGGTGGAAGGAGACGACGACGCGGAGGAAGAGGACAGCGCCATCGAGGAAGAAATGGAGGGGTTTGAAATacaagtcatgaaaaagtttTCAGTGCCGGAAGCTGTAGAGAAAAAGGAGAGATCCAAAGGGGACCGGAGGAAGGAGAGCGGACGAGGACGTGGCTGA